A portion of the Glycine max cultivar Williams 82 chromosome 10, Glycine_max_v4.0, whole genome shotgun sequence genome contains these proteins:
- the LOC100794236 gene encoding DDB1- and CUL4-associated factor 8 isoform X6, which yields MFVEQSESLLTHPIHPQVMMNKRPLTAVYNKAIPDLCNRELGHLPPRNFALRLGASEDLVLRLELLRNLQKHRGCVNTVSFNADGDTLVSGSDDWGVILWDWETGRIKLSFHSGHSNNVFQAKFMPHSHDRTIVTCAADGQVRHAQILENGRVETKCLAKHQGRAHKLAVEPGSPHIFYTCGEDGLVQHFDLRTGAATELFTCQPIKDRYKWDGSTDFGQPTDFFCPPHLIGDQQVGITGLAFSEQRELLVSYNDELIYLFTQDMGLGPNPPDPGSPKSMNSDASEIGFSHGSVSSQSNMDADDKITPQVFKGHRNCETVKGVNFFGPKCEYVVSGSDCGRIFIWKKKGGQLIRVMEADKHVVNCIESHPHTMVLASSGIENDIKIWTPKALEKATLPKNIEQKPKAKGWMYRIAYPEDLMQLISLPRRRVRTESNGENSSTDRDLLQLILTFNANSDSSNEDDDDGDTTSQDDLFS from the exons ATGTTTGTTGAGCAATCTGAATCTCTGCTTACCCACCCAATTCATCCACAGGTCATGATGAACAAGAGGCCATTAACCGCCGTCTACAACAAGGCGATCCCCGATCTTTGCAATCGAGAACTCGGCCACCTTCCCCCAAGGAATTTCGCTCTCCGTCTTGGCGCCTCCGAG GATCTTGTCCTTCGACTTGAATTACTGAGGAATCTGCAAAAACACAGAGGTTGTGTCAACACTGTGAGCTTCAATGCAGATGGTGACACTCTAGTCTCCGGTTCCGACGATTGGGGGGTTATTCTCTGGGACTGGGAAACTGGCCGCATTAAACTCTCCTTCCATTCTGGTCATTCTAACAATGTTTTCCAGGCCAAGTTCATGCCTCACTCTCATGATCGTACCATTGTCACCTGTGCTGCTGATGGACAG gtGAGACATGCTCAAATTCTTGAAAATGGACGAGTCGAAACTAAGTGTCTGGCCAAGCATCAGGGAAGGGCTCATAAGTTGGCTGTTGAGCCTGGTAGCCCTCATATCTTTTATACCTGTGGTGAAGATGGATTAGTGCAGCAT TTTGATTTGAGAACTGGGGCTGCAACAGAACTTTTTACATGCCAGCCAATCAAGGATAG GTATAAATGGGATGGATCAACTGATTTTGGCCAACCAACCGACTTCTTTTGCCCTCCACACTTGATTGGTGATCAGCAAGTTGGAATAACAGGCTTGGCCTTTTCTGAACAAAGAGAGCTGCTTGTGTCATACAATGATGAGCTTATTTACCTTTTTACCCAAGATATGGGTTTGGGACCAAATCCCCCTGATCCTGGGTCCCCTAAATCTATGAACAGTGATGCAAGTGAAATTGGATTTAGTCATGGATCTGTGTCATCTCAATCTAACATGGATGCTGATGACAAAATCACCCCACAAGTTTTTAAGGGACACAGGAATTGTGAGACAGTGAAGGGTGTTAACTTTTTTGGACCTAAATGTGAGTATGTGGTGAGTGGGTCTGATTGTGGTCGGATTTTCATATGGAAAAAGAAAGGTGGTCAGCTTATTCGTGTCATGGAAGCAGATAAGCATGTTGTGAACTGCATTGAGTCTCATCCTCATACAATGGTTCTTGCCAGCAGTGGTATTGAGAATGACATCAAGATATGGACTCCAAAGGCCCTTGAGAAAGCTACTTTGCCCAAAAATATTGAGCAG AAACCGAAGGCTAAGGGCTGGATGTACCGGATAGCTTATCCTGAAGACCTAATGCAACTGATTTCACTTCCAAGACGAAGGGTCAGGACAGAAAGCAATGGAGAAAACTCATCTACAGATCGAGACCTTCTACAATTGATACTGACATTCAATGCCAATAGTGACAGTTCTAACGAAGATGATGACGATGGTGATACAACCAGCCAAGACGACTTGTTCAGTTAG
- the LOC100794236 gene encoding DDB1- and CUL4-associated factor 8 isoform X4 → MTFTVVLHRKPIKVMMNKRPLTAVYNKAIPDLCNRELGHLPPRNFALRLGASEDLVLRLELLRNLQKHRGCVNTVSFNADGDTLVSGSDDWGVILWDWETGRIKLSFHSGHSNNVFQAKFMPHSHDRTIVTCAADGQVRHAQILENGRVETKCLAKHQGRAHKLAVEPGSPHIFYTCGEDGLVQHFDLRTGAATELFTCQPIKDRWSYMPVIHLNAIAIDPRNPNLFAVAGSDEYARLYDIRRYKWDGSTDFGQPTDFFCPPHLIGDQQVGITGLAFSEQRELLVSYNDELIYLFTQDMGLGPNPPDPGSPKSMNSDASEIGFSHGSVSSQSNMDADDKITPQVFKGHRNCETVKGVNFFGPKCEYVVSGSDCGRIFIWKKKGGQLIRVMEADKHVVNCIESHPHTMVLASSGIENDIKIWTPKALEKATLPKNIEQKPKAKGWMYRIAYPEDLMQLISLPRRRVRTESNGENSSTDRDLLQLILTFNANSDSSNEDDDDGDTTSQDDLFS, encoded by the exons ATGACATTCACTGTTGTGCTGCATCGAAAACCTATCAAG GTCATGATGAACAAGAGGCCATTAACCGCCGTCTACAACAAGGCGATCCCCGATCTTTGCAATCGAGAACTCGGCCACCTTCCCCCAAGGAATTTCGCTCTCCGTCTTGGCGCCTCCGAG GATCTTGTCCTTCGACTTGAATTACTGAGGAATCTGCAAAAACACAGAGGTTGTGTCAACACTGTGAGCTTCAATGCAGATGGTGACACTCTAGTCTCCGGTTCCGACGATTGGGGGGTTATTCTCTGGGACTGGGAAACTGGCCGCATTAAACTCTCCTTCCATTCTGGTCATTCTAACAATGTTTTCCAGGCCAAGTTCATGCCTCACTCTCATGATCGTACCATTGTCACCTGTGCTGCTGATGGACAG gtGAGACATGCTCAAATTCTTGAAAATGGACGAGTCGAAACTAAGTGTCTGGCCAAGCATCAGGGAAGGGCTCATAAGTTGGCTGTTGAGCCTGGTAGCCCTCATATCTTTTATACCTGTGGTGAAGATGGATTAGTGCAGCAT TTTGATTTGAGAACTGGGGCTGCAACAGAACTTTTTACATGCCAGCCAATCAAGGATAGGTGGAGTTACATGCCAGTCATCCATCTTAATGCAATTGCAATTGATCCAAGGAACCCAAATCTCTTTGCGGTTGCTGGCTCTGATGAGTATGCTCGACTTTATGATATTCGCAGGTATAAATGGGATGGATCAACTGATTTTGGCCAACCAACCGACTTCTTTTGCCCTCCACACTTGATTGGTGATCAGCAAGTTGGAATAACAGGCTTGGCCTTTTCTGAACAAAGAGAGCTGCTTGTGTCATACAATGATGAGCTTATTTACCTTTTTACCCAAGATATGGGTTTGGGACCAAATCCCCCTGATCCTGGGTCCCCTAAATCTATGAACAGTGATGCAAGTGAAATTGGATTTAGTCATGGATCTGTGTCATCTCAATCTAACATGGATGCTGATGACAAAATCACCCCACAAGTTTTTAAGGGACACAGGAATTGTGAGACAGTGAAGGGTGTTAACTTTTTTGGACCTAAATGTGAGTATGTGGTGAGTGGGTCTGATTGTGGTCGGATTTTCATATGGAAAAAGAAAGGTGGTCAGCTTATTCGTGTCATGGAAGCAGATAAGCATGTTGTGAACTGCATTGAGTCTCATCCTCATACAATGGTTCTTGCCAGCAGTGGTATTGAGAATGACATCAAGATATGGACTCCAAAGGCCCTTGAGAAAGCTACTTTGCCCAAAAATATTGAGCAG AAACCGAAGGCTAAGGGCTGGATGTACCGGATAGCTTATCCTGAAGACCTAATGCAACTGATTTCACTTCCAAGACGAAGGGTCAGGACAGAAAGCAATGGAGAAAACTCATCTACAGATCGAGACCTTCTACAATTGATACTGACATTCAATGCCAATAGTGACAGTTCTAACGAAGATGATGACGATGGTGATACAACCAGCCAAGACGACTTGTTCAGTTAG
- the LOC100794236 gene encoding DDB1- and CUL4-associated factor 8 isoform X3 codes for MFVEQSESLLTHPIHPQVMMNKRPLTAVYNKAIPDLCNRELGHLPPRNFALRLGASEDLVLRLELLRNLQKHRGCVNTVSFNADGDTLVSGSDDWGVILWDWETGRIKLSFHSGHSNNVFQAKFMPHSHDRTIVTCAADGQVRHAQILENGRVETKCLAKHQGRAHKLAVEPGSPHIFYTCGEDGLVQHFDLRTGAATELFTCQPIKDRWSYMPVIHLNAIAIDPRNPNLFAVAGSDEYARLYDIRRYKWDGSTDFGQPTDFFCPPHLIGDQQVGITGLAFSEQRELLVSYNDELIYLFTQDMGLGPNPPDPGSPKSMNSDASEIGFSHGSVSSQSNMDADDKITPQVFKGHRNCETVKGVNFFGPKCEYVVSGSDCGRIFIWKKKGGQLIRVMEADKHVVNCIESHPHTMVLASSGIENDIKIWTPKALEKATLPKNIEQKPKAKGWMYRIAYPEDLMQLISLPRRRVRTESNGENSSTDRDLLQLILTFNANSDSSNEDDDDGDTTSQDDLFS; via the exons ATGTTTGTTGAGCAATCTGAATCTCTGCTTACCCACCCAATTCATCCACAGGTCATGATGAACAAGAGGCCATTAACCGCCGTCTACAACAAGGCGATCCCCGATCTTTGCAATCGAGAACTCGGCCACCTTCCCCCAAGGAATTTCGCTCTCCGTCTTGGCGCCTCCGAG GATCTTGTCCTTCGACTTGAATTACTGAGGAATCTGCAAAAACACAGAGGTTGTGTCAACACTGTGAGCTTCAATGCAGATGGTGACACTCTAGTCTCCGGTTCCGACGATTGGGGGGTTATTCTCTGGGACTGGGAAACTGGCCGCATTAAACTCTCCTTCCATTCTGGTCATTCTAACAATGTTTTCCAGGCCAAGTTCATGCCTCACTCTCATGATCGTACCATTGTCACCTGTGCTGCTGATGGACAG gtGAGACATGCTCAAATTCTTGAAAATGGACGAGTCGAAACTAAGTGTCTGGCCAAGCATCAGGGAAGGGCTCATAAGTTGGCTGTTGAGCCTGGTAGCCCTCATATCTTTTATACCTGTGGTGAAGATGGATTAGTGCAGCAT TTTGATTTGAGAACTGGGGCTGCAACAGAACTTTTTACATGCCAGCCAATCAAGGATAGGTGGAGTTACATGCCAGTCATCCATCTTAATGCAATTGCAATTGATCCAAGGAACCCAAATCTCTTTGCGGTTGCTGGCTCTGATGAGTATGCTCGACTTTATGATATTCGCAGGTATAAATGGGATGGATCAACTGATTTTGGCCAACCAACCGACTTCTTTTGCCCTCCACACTTGATTGGTGATCAGCAAGTTGGAATAACAGGCTTGGCCTTTTCTGAACAAAGAGAGCTGCTTGTGTCATACAATGATGAGCTTATTTACCTTTTTACCCAAGATATGGGTTTGGGACCAAATCCCCCTGATCCTGGGTCCCCTAAATCTATGAACAGTGATGCAAGTGAAATTGGATTTAGTCATGGATCTGTGTCATCTCAATCTAACATGGATGCTGATGACAAAATCACCCCACAAGTTTTTAAGGGACACAGGAATTGTGAGACAGTGAAGGGTGTTAACTTTTTTGGACCTAAATGTGAGTATGTGGTGAGTGGGTCTGATTGTGGTCGGATTTTCATATGGAAAAAGAAAGGTGGTCAGCTTATTCGTGTCATGGAAGCAGATAAGCATGTTGTGAACTGCATTGAGTCTCATCCTCATACAATGGTTCTTGCCAGCAGTGGTATTGAGAATGACATCAAGATATGGACTCCAAAGGCCCTTGAGAAAGCTACTTTGCCCAAAAATATTGAGCAG AAACCGAAGGCTAAGGGCTGGATGTACCGGATAGCTTATCCTGAAGACCTAATGCAACTGATTTCACTTCCAAGACGAAGGGTCAGGACAGAAAGCAATGGAGAAAACTCATCTACAGATCGAGACCTTCTACAATTGATACTGACATTCAATGCCAATAGTGACAGTTCTAACGAAGATGATGACGATGGTGATACAACCAGCCAAGACGACTTGTTCAGTTAG
- the LOC100794236 gene encoding DDB1- and CUL4-associated factor 8 isoform X5: MFVEQSESLLTHPIHPQVMMNKRPLTAVYNKAIPDLCNRELGHLPPRNFALRLGASEDLVLRLELLRNLQKHRGCVNTVSFNADGDTLVSGSDDWGVILWDWETGRIKLSFHSGHSNNVFQAKFMPHSHDRTIVTCAADGQVRHAQILENGRVETKCLAKHQGRAHKLAVEPGSPHIFYTCGEDGLVQHFDLRTGAATELFTCQPIKDRYKWDGSTDFGQPTDFFCPPHLIGDQQVGITGLAFSEQRELLVSYNDELIYLFTQDMGLGPNPPDPGSPKSMNSDASEIGFSHGSVSSQSNMDADDKITPQVFKGHRNCETVKGVNFFGPKCEYVVSGSDCGRIFIWKKKGGQLIRVMEADKHVVNCIESHPHTMVLASSGIENDIKIWTPKALEKATLPKNIEQRVHVFDHLHWFTIGGGYDDDDVMFDDDYEVDTSDNDDDDEEEEDDDDNDYSDYINDYDDDYDCDDVDDNNGVDDKNDDNGNDDNFGGGCNDAN; this comes from the exons ATGTTTGTTGAGCAATCTGAATCTCTGCTTACCCACCCAATTCATCCACAGGTCATGATGAACAAGAGGCCATTAACCGCCGTCTACAACAAGGCGATCCCCGATCTTTGCAATCGAGAACTCGGCCACCTTCCCCCAAGGAATTTCGCTCTCCGTCTTGGCGCCTCCGAG GATCTTGTCCTTCGACTTGAATTACTGAGGAATCTGCAAAAACACAGAGGTTGTGTCAACACTGTGAGCTTCAATGCAGATGGTGACACTCTAGTCTCCGGTTCCGACGATTGGGGGGTTATTCTCTGGGACTGGGAAACTGGCCGCATTAAACTCTCCTTCCATTCTGGTCATTCTAACAATGTTTTCCAGGCCAAGTTCATGCCTCACTCTCATGATCGTACCATTGTCACCTGTGCTGCTGATGGACAG gtGAGACATGCTCAAATTCTTGAAAATGGACGAGTCGAAACTAAGTGTCTGGCCAAGCATCAGGGAAGGGCTCATAAGTTGGCTGTTGAGCCTGGTAGCCCTCATATCTTTTATACCTGTGGTGAAGATGGATTAGTGCAGCAT TTTGATTTGAGAACTGGGGCTGCAACAGAACTTTTTACATGCCAGCCAATCAAGGATAG GTATAAATGGGATGGATCAACTGATTTTGGCCAACCAACCGACTTCTTTTGCCCTCCACACTTGATTGGTGATCAGCAAGTTGGAATAACAGGCTTGGCCTTTTCTGAACAAAGAGAGCTGCTTGTGTCATACAATGATGAGCTTATTTACCTTTTTACCCAAGATATGGGTTTGGGACCAAATCCCCCTGATCCTGGGTCCCCTAAATCTATGAACAGTGATGCAAGTGAAATTGGATTTAGTCATGGATCTGTGTCATCTCAATCTAACATGGATGCTGATGACAAAATCACCCCACAAGTTTTTAAGGGACACAGGAATTGTGAGACAGTGAAGGGTGTTAACTTTTTTGGACCTAAATGTGAGTATGTGGTGAGTGGGTCTGATTGTGGTCGGATTTTCATATGGAAAAAGAAAGGTGGTCAGCTTATTCGTGTCATGGAAGCAGATAAGCATGTTGTGAACTGCATTGAGTCTCATCCTCATACAATGGTTCTTGCCAGCAGTGGTATTGAGAATGACATCAAGATATGGACTCCAAAGGCCCTTGAGAAAGCTACTTTGCCCAAAAATATTGAGCAG AGGGTTCACGTGTTTGATCATCTTCATTGGTTTACAATTGGTGGTGGCTATGATGACGACGATGTTATGTTTGATGATGATTATGAAGTTGATACATCtgacaatgatgatgatgatgaggaggaggaggatgacGACGATAATGATTATAGCGATTATAtcaatgattatgatgatgattatgattGTGATGATGTTGATGACAACAATGGTGTTGATgataaaaatgatgacaatggcAACGATGATAATTTTGGTGGTGGTTGTAATGATGCAAATTGA
- the LOC100794236 gene encoding DDB1- and CUL4-associated factor 8 isoform X2 has protein sequence MTFTVVLHRKPIKVMMNKRPLTAVYNKAIPDLCNRELGHLPPRNFALRLGASEDLVLRLELLRNLQKHRGCVNTVSFNADGDTLVSGSDDWGVILWDWETGRIKLSFHSGHSNNVFQAKFMPHSHDRTIVTCAADGQVRHAQILENGRVETKCLAKHQGRAHKLAVEPGSPHIFYTCGEDGLVQHFDLRTGAATELFTCQPIKDRWSYMPVIHLNAIAIDPRNPNLFAVAGSDEYARLYDIRRYKWDGSTDFGQPTDFFCPPHLIGDQQVGITGLAFSEQRELLVSYNDELIYLFTQDMGLGPNPPDPGSPKSMNSDASEIGFSHGSVSSQSNMDADDKITPQVFKGHRNCETVKGVNFFGPKCEYVVSGSDCGRIFIWKKKGGQLIRVMEADKHVVNCIESHPHTMVLASSGIENDIKIWTPKALEKATLPKNIEQRVHVFDHLHWFTIGGGYDDDDVMFDDDYEVDTSDNDDDDEEEEDDDDNDYSDYINDYDDDYDCDDVDDNNGVDDKNDDNGNDDNFGGGCNDAN, from the exons ATGACATTCACTGTTGTGCTGCATCGAAAACCTATCAAG GTCATGATGAACAAGAGGCCATTAACCGCCGTCTACAACAAGGCGATCCCCGATCTTTGCAATCGAGAACTCGGCCACCTTCCCCCAAGGAATTTCGCTCTCCGTCTTGGCGCCTCCGAG GATCTTGTCCTTCGACTTGAATTACTGAGGAATCTGCAAAAACACAGAGGTTGTGTCAACACTGTGAGCTTCAATGCAGATGGTGACACTCTAGTCTCCGGTTCCGACGATTGGGGGGTTATTCTCTGGGACTGGGAAACTGGCCGCATTAAACTCTCCTTCCATTCTGGTCATTCTAACAATGTTTTCCAGGCCAAGTTCATGCCTCACTCTCATGATCGTACCATTGTCACCTGTGCTGCTGATGGACAG gtGAGACATGCTCAAATTCTTGAAAATGGACGAGTCGAAACTAAGTGTCTGGCCAAGCATCAGGGAAGGGCTCATAAGTTGGCTGTTGAGCCTGGTAGCCCTCATATCTTTTATACCTGTGGTGAAGATGGATTAGTGCAGCAT TTTGATTTGAGAACTGGGGCTGCAACAGAACTTTTTACATGCCAGCCAATCAAGGATAGGTGGAGTTACATGCCAGTCATCCATCTTAATGCAATTGCAATTGATCCAAGGAACCCAAATCTCTTTGCGGTTGCTGGCTCTGATGAGTATGCTCGACTTTATGATATTCGCAGGTATAAATGGGATGGATCAACTGATTTTGGCCAACCAACCGACTTCTTTTGCCCTCCACACTTGATTGGTGATCAGCAAGTTGGAATAACAGGCTTGGCCTTTTCTGAACAAAGAGAGCTGCTTGTGTCATACAATGATGAGCTTATTTACCTTTTTACCCAAGATATGGGTTTGGGACCAAATCCCCCTGATCCTGGGTCCCCTAAATCTATGAACAGTGATGCAAGTGAAATTGGATTTAGTCATGGATCTGTGTCATCTCAATCTAACATGGATGCTGATGACAAAATCACCCCACAAGTTTTTAAGGGACACAGGAATTGTGAGACAGTGAAGGGTGTTAACTTTTTTGGACCTAAATGTGAGTATGTGGTGAGTGGGTCTGATTGTGGTCGGATTTTCATATGGAAAAAGAAAGGTGGTCAGCTTATTCGTGTCATGGAAGCAGATAAGCATGTTGTGAACTGCATTGAGTCTCATCCTCATACAATGGTTCTTGCCAGCAGTGGTATTGAGAATGACATCAAGATATGGACTCCAAAGGCCCTTGAGAAAGCTACTTTGCCCAAAAATATTGAGCAG AGGGTTCACGTGTTTGATCATCTTCATTGGTTTACAATTGGTGGTGGCTATGATGACGACGATGTTATGTTTGATGATGATTATGAAGTTGATACATCtgacaatgatgatgatgatgaggaggaggaggatgacGACGATAATGATTATAGCGATTATAtcaatgattatgatgatgattatgattGTGATGATGTTGATGACAACAATGGTGTTGATgataaaaatgatgacaatggcAACGATGATAATTTTGGTGGTGGTTGTAATGATGCAAATTGA
- the LOC100794236 gene encoding DDB1- and CUL4-associated factor 8 isoform X1, with translation MFVEQSESLLTHPIHPQVMMNKRPLTAVYNKAIPDLCNRELGHLPPRNFALRLGASEDLVLRLELLRNLQKHRGCVNTVSFNADGDTLVSGSDDWGVILWDWETGRIKLSFHSGHSNNVFQAKFMPHSHDRTIVTCAADGQVRHAQILENGRVETKCLAKHQGRAHKLAVEPGSPHIFYTCGEDGLVQHFDLRTGAATELFTCQPIKDRWSYMPVIHLNAIAIDPRNPNLFAVAGSDEYARLYDIRRYKWDGSTDFGQPTDFFCPPHLIGDQQVGITGLAFSEQRELLVSYNDELIYLFTQDMGLGPNPPDPGSPKSMNSDASEIGFSHGSVSSQSNMDADDKITPQVFKGHRNCETVKGVNFFGPKCEYVVSGSDCGRIFIWKKKGGQLIRVMEADKHVVNCIESHPHTMVLASSGIENDIKIWTPKALEKATLPKNIEQRVHVFDHLHWFTIGGGYDDDDVMFDDDYEVDTSDNDDDDEEEEDDDDNDYSDYINDYDDDYDCDDVDDNNGVDDKNDDNGNDDNFGGGCNDAN, from the exons ATGTTTGTTGAGCAATCTGAATCTCTGCTTACCCACCCAATTCATCCACAGGTCATGATGAACAAGAGGCCATTAACCGCCGTCTACAACAAGGCGATCCCCGATCTTTGCAATCGAGAACTCGGCCACCTTCCCCCAAGGAATTTCGCTCTCCGTCTTGGCGCCTCCGAG GATCTTGTCCTTCGACTTGAATTACTGAGGAATCTGCAAAAACACAGAGGTTGTGTCAACACTGTGAGCTTCAATGCAGATGGTGACACTCTAGTCTCCGGTTCCGACGATTGGGGGGTTATTCTCTGGGACTGGGAAACTGGCCGCATTAAACTCTCCTTCCATTCTGGTCATTCTAACAATGTTTTCCAGGCCAAGTTCATGCCTCACTCTCATGATCGTACCATTGTCACCTGTGCTGCTGATGGACAG gtGAGACATGCTCAAATTCTTGAAAATGGACGAGTCGAAACTAAGTGTCTGGCCAAGCATCAGGGAAGGGCTCATAAGTTGGCTGTTGAGCCTGGTAGCCCTCATATCTTTTATACCTGTGGTGAAGATGGATTAGTGCAGCAT TTTGATTTGAGAACTGGGGCTGCAACAGAACTTTTTACATGCCAGCCAATCAAGGATAGGTGGAGTTACATGCCAGTCATCCATCTTAATGCAATTGCAATTGATCCAAGGAACCCAAATCTCTTTGCGGTTGCTGGCTCTGATGAGTATGCTCGACTTTATGATATTCGCAGGTATAAATGGGATGGATCAACTGATTTTGGCCAACCAACCGACTTCTTTTGCCCTCCACACTTGATTGGTGATCAGCAAGTTGGAATAACAGGCTTGGCCTTTTCTGAACAAAGAGAGCTGCTTGTGTCATACAATGATGAGCTTATTTACCTTTTTACCCAAGATATGGGTTTGGGACCAAATCCCCCTGATCCTGGGTCCCCTAAATCTATGAACAGTGATGCAAGTGAAATTGGATTTAGTCATGGATCTGTGTCATCTCAATCTAACATGGATGCTGATGACAAAATCACCCCACAAGTTTTTAAGGGACACAGGAATTGTGAGACAGTGAAGGGTGTTAACTTTTTTGGACCTAAATGTGAGTATGTGGTGAGTGGGTCTGATTGTGGTCGGATTTTCATATGGAAAAAGAAAGGTGGTCAGCTTATTCGTGTCATGGAAGCAGATAAGCATGTTGTGAACTGCATTGAGTCTCATCCTCATACAATGGTTCTTGCCAGCAGTGGTATTGAGAATGACATCAAGATATGGACTCCAAAGGCCCTTGAGAAAGCTACTTTGCCCAAAAATATTGAGCAG AGGGTTCACGTGTTTGATCATCTTCATTGGTTTACAATTGGTGGTGGCTATGATGACGACGATGTTATGTTTGATGATGATTATGAAGTTGATACATCtgacaatgatgatgatgatgaggaggaggaggatgacGACGATAATGATTATAGCGATTATAtcaatgattatgatgatgattatgattGTGATGATGTTGATGACAACAATGGTGTTGATgataaaaatgatgacaatggcAACGATGATAATTTTGGTGGTGGTTGTAATGATGCAAATTGA
- the LOC100803588 gene encoding monooxygenase 2, which produces MLGRHWMLLVFETSFASNIPSSIGLSLHWLQEPKHQLCLLQKQEISKETVKFVVLKESYCWKLLPTSFQVAPSDTCQRLLPLWNLASTRYSIWLMGQPSKAREIFSQGLCRGSEQSQVRTQVPCDGKAVYWFFAWTPNSQDKELEDNPTKLKEYVLNTLEKMPSDVRYYIEKIKLDVFLLAPLGYRHPWELMFGNISKGNACVGGDAFHPMTPDLGQGGCCALEDGVVLSGCLAEAFSKPSTHIKENDKEANQYRRIEESLKKYANERRWRSIDVNATTYMVGYIQ; this is translated from the exons ATGCTTGGAAGGCATTGGATGCTGTTGGTGTTTGAGACTTCCTTCGCTAGCAACATCCCCAGCTCAATAG GATTGTCACTACATTGGTTACAGGAACCCAAACATCAGTTATGCCTTTTACAGAAACAGGAAATCAGCA AAGAGACCGTGAAATTCGTTGTGTTAAAAGAAAGTTACTGTTGGAAGCTCTTGCCAACGAGCTTCCAAGTGGCACCATCAGATACTTGTCAAAGGTTGTTGCCATTGTGGAATCTGGCTTCTACAAGATACTCCATCTGGCTGATGGGACAACCATCAAAAGCAAG GGAGATATTCAGTCAGGGGCTTTGCAGAGGTTCAGAACAATCACAGGTTAGAACCCAGGTTCCTTGTGATGGGAAGGCTGTTTACTGGTTTTTTGCTTGGACACCTAACAGCCAAG ACAAAGAGCTAGAAGATAACCCTACCAAACTGAAAGAATATGTGTTAAATACGCTTGAGAAGATGCCAAGTGATGTTAGATACTACATTGAAAAAATCAAACTAGATGTCTTCCTATTAGCTCCATTGGGATATAGACACCCCTGGGAACTGATGTTTGGGAATATTAGTAAAGGCAATGCTTGTGTTGGTGGAGATGCTTTCCATCCCATGACTCCTGACCTTGGCCAGGGAGGGTGTTGTGCCTTAGAGGATGGAGTTGTTTTATCCGGGTGCTTAGCTGAGGCCTTCTCCAAACCAAGCACACATATCAAAGAGAATGATAAAGAAGCGAACCAATACAGAAGGATTGAGGAAAGCTTGAAGAAATATGCAAATGAGAGAAGATGGAGAAGCATTGATGTCAATGCTACAACTTATATGGTGGGTTATATTCAGTAG